Proteins from a genomic interval of Arthrobacter sp. CAN_C5:
- a CDS encoding IS30 family transposase — protein sequence MPPTSPSLSIHTHSITRRRQRGALRHQHPKPRLFLDPFLLRQRTQHLTSIGVLQRPLELAMYRWIYAMPKGELAREGIILQSKRTMRKRRRPLGERTGGRIIGMVSIDDRPEIASDRRVPGSWEGDLVVGKAGKTAVATLVERSSRFLIMLGLPEGKKAAGLADVLIDRVNDLPALMRGALTWDQGTEMARHAQLTVATDLPVYFAHPHSPWERGTNENTNRLIREYLPKGIEITSHQPYLDAIADELNDRPRATLGYLTPREVFTKLLNDNVATTA from the coding sequence TTGCCGCCAACGTCGCCCAGTTTGTCGATTCACACCCACAGCATCACACGCCGCCGTCAACGTGGAGCCCTGCGCCATCAACACCCAAAACCGCGCCTCTTTCTCGATCCGTTCCTTCTTCGACAACGTACGCAGCACCTCACATCAATAGGGGTGTTGCAACGACCGCTTGAGCTCGCCATGTACCGGTGGATCTACGCGATGCCCAAAGGCGAGCTCGCACGCGAAGGGATCATCCTGCAATCCAAGCGCACCATGCGTAAACGCCGCCGGCCTCTGGGTGAGCGTACCGGCGGGAGGATCATCGGGATGGTCAGCATCGATGACCGGCCAGAGATCGCCTCCGACCGCCGCGTCCCAGGATCGTGGGAAGGTGACCTGGTAGTCGGTAAGGCCGGCAAAACAGCTGTCGCGACCCTGGTGGAGCGCTCCAGCAGGTTCCTGATCATGCTGGGCCTGCCCGAGGGTAAAAAGGCCGCTGGCCTGGCGGATGTGCTCATCGATCGGGTCAACGACCTGCCAGCGCTGATGCGCGGTGCGCTGACCTGGGACCAGGGCACCGAGATGGCCCGCCACGCCCAACTCACCGTGGCCACGGACCTGCCCGTGTACTTCGCCCACCCCCACTCTCCCTGGGAACGGGGCACGAACGAGAACACCAACCGCCTCATCCGGGAGTACCTACCCAAAGGCATCGAGATCACCAGCCACCAGCCCTACCTCGACGCCATCGCCGACGAACTCAACGACCGACCCCGCGCCACTCTCGGCTACCTCACACCACGAGAAGTATTCACCAAACTACTCAACGACAATGTTGCTACCACCGCTTGA
- a CDS encoding IS30 family transposase, whose translation MAQGSTLTAACDAVGVNRQTGRRWRQATGGRIPRAKPEPSGRYLCLEDRLRIADLHLAGTGVRGIAREVGRSASTVSRELHRNGPEPGPRGRGKYAPYAAQKRAELRGRRPKASKFDDLELASLVQAKLCVKWSPEQITDHLAAAFPDRAEMQVCPETIYQALYVQGRGHLRADLHQHLRTGRAMRRPRRSTAAKSSGKIPDMILISERPAEVADRAVPGHWEGDLVLGSNCRSAIATLVERQTRFTMLIHLPEDHGAIAVRDGLLAAIKTLPAHLAKSLTWDQGTELAQHRQITMATKMAIYFCDPHSPWQRGSNENTNGLLRQYFPKGTDLSVHSPQRLLEVATELNDRPRKTLGGITPAQAMERLLFEPGKPIVATTA comes from the coding sequence ATGGCGCAGGGCTCCACGTTGACGGCGGCGTGTGATGCTGTGGGTGTGAATCGACAAACTGGGCGACGTTGGCGGCAAGCAACCGGTGGGCGGATCCCGCGTGCCAAGCCGGAGCCGTCGGGTCGGTACCTGTGCCTGGAGGATCGGCTGCGGATTGCCGACCTGCATCTGGCCGGGACCGGCGTGCGGGGGATCGCCCGAGAGGTGGGGCGGTCGGCCTCGACGGTCAGCCGTGAGCTGCACCGCAACGGCCCCGAACCGGGTCCGCGGGGGCGGGGGAAGTACGCTCCGTATGCTGCCCAGAAACGGGCCGAGCTGCGCGGACGCCGACCCAAGGCCAGCAAGTTTGATGACTTGGAACTGGCATCCTTAGTACAGGCCAAGCTGTGCGTGAAGTGGAGCCCCGAGCAGATCACCGACCACCTCGCCGCGGCGTTCCCAGACCGAGCGGAGATGCAGGTGTGTCCCGAAACGATCTACCAGGCACTGTACGTCCAGGGCCGCGGTCATTTACGCGCTGACCTGCACCAACACCTGCGCACCGGCCGTGCCATGAGGCGTCCCAGACGCTCCACCGCTGCTAAGAGTTCGGGGAAGATCCCAGACATGATCCTGATCAGCGAACGGCCCGCCGAGGTCGCAGACCGCGCCGTCCCTGGCCACTGGGAAGGGGATCTGGTGCTGGGCTCAAACTGCCGCTCGGCCATCGCCACCCTCGTGGAGCGCCAGACCCGGTTCACGATGCTCATCCACCTGCCCGAGGACCATGGCGCCATCGCGGTCCGTGACGGTCTCCTGGCGGCCATCAAGACCCTCCCAGCACACCTGGCTAAGTCGCTGACCTGGGACCAGGGCACCGAGCTGGCCCAGCACCGCCAGATCACCATGGCCACGAAAATGGCCATCTACTTTTGCGACCCTCATTCACCGTGGCAGCGGGGCTCCAATGAGAACACGAACGGGTTGCTGCGCCAGTATTTCCCCAAAGGCACAGACCTGTCCGTGCACTCACCCCAGCGGCTGCTCGAAGTCGCTACCGAACTCAACGACCGGCCCCGCAAAACACTCGGCGGGATCACCCCCGCACAAGCCATGGAACGACTACTATTCGAACCAGGCAAACCCATCGTTGCAACGACCGCCTAA
- a CDS encoding EcoRII N-terminal effector-binding domain-containing protein: protein MNFRISKQLTANDIGETGGHQSGVTVPKKASSIEFFPRLDPAKFNPRHTLQAIDIHTHEIFDLEYIYYNGKIHSKNTRDEYRLTGTSDFFRKHHVTCGRHPAHREGSRTFLAVYRPNRPESNAR from the coding sequence ATGAATTTCAGGATTAGTAAACAATTGACCGCCAATGATATTGGTGAAACAGGAGGGCACCAGTCCGGCGTTACAGTTCCAAAAAAAGCCTCGTCAATAGAGTTTTTCCCACGTCTTGATCCCGCGAAATTCAATCCTCGGCATACGCTTCAAGCGATAGATATTCACACTCATGAAATATTTGATCTAGAGTACATATATTACAATGGAAAAATACATAGCAAGAATACTCGCGATGAATATCGTCTTACGGGAACCAGTGATTTCTTTCGCAAGCATCACGTGACGTGTGGGCGACATCCTGCACATCGAGAAGGAAGTCGAACTTTTCTGGCTGTCTATCGACCGAATAGACCCGAAAGCAATGCAAGATGA
- a CDS encoding HNH endonuclease — MQDEEPPAFTEERLDNSWSIGSTGRTHPEDQDFGIEGGFQRVLSNRFERSRLNRRVAIELHGRECCVCGSSFESTYGSLSGGYIEIHHLIPVSMMKNPAKLDPREDLVPLCANCHRMAHREWPPVTPDELRQAISTRGV; from the coding sequence ATGCAAGATGAAGAACCTCCAGCGTTCACCGAGGAACGACTCGATAATTCTTGGTCAATCGGGTCTACAGGTCGAACTCATCCTGAAGATCAAGATTTTGGCATTGAGGGTGGTTTTCAGCGAGTTCTTTCGAATCGATTCGAACGCAGTCGCCTCAATCGCCGGGTTGCGATAGAACTGCACGGACGGGAGTGTTGCGTCTGTGGGTCTTCATTTGAATCGACCTATGGGTCCCTATCAGGTGGCTATATCGAAATTCACCACTTAATACCAGTAAGTATGATGAAAAATCCCGCAAAGTTAGACCCACGCGAGGATCTCGTACCTCTTTGCGCAAACTGCCACCGGATGGCGCATCGGGAATGGCCCCCAGTCACCCCGGACGAGCTGAGGCAAGCTATCTCGACGAGAGGAGTGTGA
- a CDS encoding Lrp/AsnC ligand binding domain-containing protein yields the protein MSAIELGNSLFEDETQNEQSFHVTRVEVKAADHFILRAIISLVKPKSNAKAFERLTAKRPARMVSMVTGKASIIYHGTFRGPDELAHFITDEIGALSGIQSIDTCVDLNGLRRYWMDRD from the coding sequence ATGAGTGCTATTGAGCTCGGCAACTCGCTTTTTGAGGACGAAACTCAAAATGAACAATCGTTCCATGTCACGCGTGTCGAAGTGAAAGCTGCAGACCATTTCATCCTTCGTGCAATCATCTCTCTCGTGAAGCCTAAATCTAATGCGAAAGCTTTCGAACGTCTCACCGCAAAGAGACCCGCCCGCATGGTGTCGATGGTGACCGGAAAGGCATCGATCATCTACCACGGCACCTTCAGAGGGCCCGATGAACTGGCCCACTTCATCACCGACGAAATCGGCGCACTCTCCGGCATCCAGTCCATCGACACCTGTGTGGACCTGAACGGACTGCGCCGGTACTGGATGGATCGCGACTGA
- a CDS encoding helix-turn-helix domain-containing protein, with protein MGEWWTVLILHDVFDGFTRFDQFQENLQISSSLLSSRLKDLVAGGVLERRQYELHPPRYEYVLTDLGRSLRPVLVAMAGWGNSRLEPEKRAKILVDAQTGAEVHPVIVDRNTGRELTPGEFRFADGPAASSVMRARYQRKLTVAAALREEAELAEA; from the coding sequence GTGGGCGAGTGGTGGACAGTGCTGATCCTGCACGACGTCTTTGACGGGTTCACGCGCTTCGACCAGTTTCAGGAGAATCTGCAGATTTCGTCCAGTCTGTTGTCATCACGGCTGAAGGACCTCGTGGCTGGCGGGGTCTTGGAGCGTCGTCAGTACGAGCTGCACCCGCCGCGCTACGAGTATGTGCTGACTGATTTGGGCCGCTCCCTGCGCCCGGTGCTGGTCGCCATGGCGGGCTGGGGTAACTCACGGCTGGAACCTGAGAAGCGGGCCAAGATTCTGGTGGATGCGCAGACGGGCGCTGAAGTACATCCGGTGATCGTTGATCGAAATACCGGACGGGAGCTGACTCCGGGGGAGTTCCGGTTCGCCGACGGCCCGGCGGCCAGCTCGGTGATGCGGGCCCGTTATCAACGGAAGCTCACGGTGGCTGCGGCACTCCGGGAGGAAGCCGAGCTCGCTGAAGCCTAA
- a CDS encoding DoxX family membrane protein, with protein sequence MSDLPTLSPFRTIARIALGAFLLFAGTAHLFFAREEFAAQVPSWMPLDTDFVVVASGIVEVVLGAALVFLPRWRVQVGWIVAAFFVAVFPGNIAQYVDGVDAFGLDTDSARLTRLFFQPLLVALALWSTAAWRDRHMLRSHRGNDSPKS encoded by the coding sequence GTGAGTGACCTTCCTACCCTGTCTCCGTTCCGAACCATCGCCCGCATCGCGCTGGGAGCTTTCCTACTCTTCGCCGGAACGGCGCACCTGTTCTTCGCCCGTGAAGAATTCGCCGCCCAGGTCCCCTCATGGATGCCCCTCGATACCGACTTTGTGGTCGTGGCATCAGGCATCGTCGAGGTGGTTCTGGGGGCTGCGCTGGTTTTCCTCCCGCGTTGGCGCGTGCAGGTCGGCTGGATCGTGGCAGCCTTTTTCGTGGCGGTGTTCCCCGGCAACATCGCCCAGTACGTCGACGGCGTAGACGCCTTCGGCTTGGATACCGATTCCGCCCGCCTCACGAGACTCTTCTTTCAACCGCTCCTGGTCGCGTTGGCTCTGTGGTCCACCGCAGCCTGGCGCGACCGCCACATGCTCCGTTCGCACCGAGGAAATGACTCCCCTAAGTCGTAA
- a CDS encoding S-layer homology domain-containing protein, whose product MKTIRATLMMLAVLVIGAGTLVAPSHVSAATTFKDVPSTSQFHTEITWLADQGISKGWSDGTFRPLQSVARDAMAAFLFRLAGSPAYQPPAQSWFTDVPVGTQFYKEIHWLASQGITTGYPDRTFKPLSSVNRDAMAAFLYRFSVKPAFTASKTSAFRDVPTSNMFYKEISWLANTGISTGWPDGRFLPLQSVKRDAMAAFMYRTKSELPLNRPAAYGSTAVQVLQTIPVKGRAPKTGYTRDQFGPTWFDTDNNGCDTRNDMLKRQLTNITYTYGTCQVATGVLNDPYTGMVINFVRGTTTSTAVQIDHVVALSDAWQKGAQQLSADQRLMFANDPLNLQATDGPTNGQKGDGDAATWLPPNTSYRCTYVSRQISAKAIHGLWVTQAERDAMAGVLNNCAGQPAAVTQSAPVVMTPAPKPAPAPAPAPTPTPKPMPKPTPKPTPPAKPANPGDSKNCDDFSTWREAQNWYEKYFPYYGDVAKLDRDKDGIVCESLPGAP is encoded by the coding sequence ATGAAAACAATCAGAGCCACCCTCATGATGCTCGCCGTGCTGGTGATAGGCGCCGGCACCCTGGTGGCACCCTCTCACGTCAGTGCGGCCACCACCTTCAAAGACGTTCCATCGACCAGCCAGTTCCATACCGAGATCACCTGGCTTGCCGATCAGGGAATCTCGAAGGGATGGTCGGATGGCACGTTCCGCCCGTTGCAGTCGGTAGCGCGGGACGCGATGGCAGCCTTCCTTTTCCGGTTGGCTGGCTCGCCTGCCTACCAACCACCCGCACAGTCGTGGTTCACCGATGTCCCAGTGGGAACACAGTTCTATAAGGAGATCCATTGGCTCGCGTCGCAGGGCATCACCACCGGCTACCCGGACCGGACCTTCAAGCCACTCAGCTCAGTCAATAGGGATGCCATGGCGGCGTTCCTCTACCGTTTCTCGGTGAAGCCAGCGTTCACTGCGTCCAAAACCAGTGCGTTCCGTGATGTGCCCACTTCCAACATGTTCTACAAGGAGATCAGCTGGCTCGCGAACACCGGGATCTCCACCGGCTGGCCCGACGGACGCTTCCTGCCCCTGCAATCCGTCAAGCGCGACGCGATGGCCGCTTTCATGTACCGGACGAAGAGTGAGCTTCCGCTGAACCGTCCCGCCGCCTACGGGTCGACCGCGGTCCAGGTGCTGCAGACCATCCCGGTCAAGGGCCGTGCCCCGAAAACCGGGTACACCCGGGATCAGTTCGGACCCACCTGGTTCGATACCGACAACAACGGGTGCGACACCCGCAACGACATGTTGAAGCGCCAGCTCACAAACATCACCTACACGTACGGAACCTGTCAGGTCGCGACCGGGGTTCTCAACGACCCCTACACCGGTATGGTGATCAACTTCGTCCGGGGCACGACCACCAGCACTGCGGTGCAGATCGATCACGTGGTGGCGCTGTCAGATGCCTGGCAGAAGGGTGCCCAACAGCTCAGCGCCGATCAGCGTCTGATGTTTGCCAACGATCCTCTCAACCTGCAGGCAACCGACGGTCCCACCAACGGACAAAAGGGCGACGGTGACGCCGCCACCTGGCTGCCGCCGAACACCTCCTACCGCTGCACCTACGTTTCGCGACAGATCTCGGCCAAGGCCATCCACGGCCTGTGGGTCACCCAGGCGGAGCGCGACGCCATGGCCGGTGTGCTGAACAACTGTGCCGGTCAGCCGGCCGCCGTGACCCAGTCAGCTCCCGTGGTCATGACCCCCGCACCGAAGCCCGCGCCAGCTCCGGCGCCCGCACCGACGCCAACTCCTAAGCCGATGCCTAAGCCCACCCCGAAGCCGACACCGCCTGCCAAGCCTGCGAATCCGGGCGATTCAAAGAACTGCGATGACTTCAGCACCTGGCGGGAAGCGCAGAACTGGTACGAGAAGTACTTCCCCTACTACGGCGACGTGGCAAAGCTTGACCGGGATAAAGACGGTATCGTCTGCGAGTCACTCCCCGGCGCCCCGTAA
- a CDS encoding M10 family metallopeptidase domain-containing protein yields MGAMDREWFYKDNDTKPVRRGASGPGVGSGVQRSASGRVPLWALEESLNGQLLEHAPGRTSRGRKPKRVRRQRRRGSGRGLRLGTVGVIALVVGLYLTPTIFDRYILATALPYLPGSPVPPRGVDASDVPLGLPPASNGATSFVLMESPDDSQDFVAYDPCRPVDYVVRPDFAPAGTDGLIEEAVAGIAAATGLTFAYRGITTEAPSEERDTYQPDRYGKRWAPILISWTSPAEIPGLEGDVAGLGGSLYAHTPDKPFVYVAGQVQLDAPDLTDHLQYPGGRDQVRALIVHELAHVVGLDHVDDPSQLMYEENNELTTLGDGDRAGLALLGAGPCVPQL; encoded by the coding sequence ATGGGGGCAATGGATCGTGAGTGGTTTTATAAGGACAACGACACCAAGCCTGTCCGTCGTGGTGCGTCCGGGCCGGGAGTTGGATCCGGTGTACAGCGGTCGGCTTCGGGCCGGGTACCCCTGTGGGCGCTCGAAGAATCCCTGAACGGTCAACTACTCGAGCATGCGCCTGGTCGCACGTCGCGCGGTCGGAAACCGAAACGCGTCCGTAGGCAACGACGTCGAGGGTCCGGCCGCGGACTGAGACTCGGCACGGTCGGTGTCATTGCACTGGTGGTGGGTCTGTACCTGACTCCGACCATCTTCGACCGGTACATCCTCGCTACGGCGCTCCCCTATCTGCCCGGGTCGCCCGTTCCGCCTCGCGGGGTCGACGCATCGGATGTCCCACTCGGTCTGCCACCGGCGAGCAACGGGGCCACGTCCTTCGTTCTTATGGAATCACCGGACGATTCACAGGACTTTGTCGCGTATGACCCCTGCCGACCCGTGGATTACGTAGTTCGGCCGGACTTCGCACCAGCCGGCACGGACGGGCTCATCGAGGAAGCCGTCGCCGGAATAGCGGCAGCAACCGGACTAACTTTTGCCTACCGAGGAATCACTACCGAGGCGCCCAGCGAGGAACGGGACACTTACCAACCCGATCGCTACGGCAAGCGTTGGGCACCCATCCTCATTTCCTGGACCAGCCCGGCGGAGATCCCGGGGCTTGAGGGAGACGTCGCCGGCCTCGGAGGCAGCCTCTACGCGCATACCCCTGACAAGCCGTTCGTCTATGTTGCCGGTCAGGTTCAACTCGACGCACCTGACCTTACGGACCACCTTCAATATCCTGGCGGGCGCGACCAGGTAAGAGCACTCATTGTGCACGAGTTGGCTCACGTCGTCGGGCTCGATCATGTCGATGACCCCAGCCAGCTGATGTACGAGGAGAACAACGAGCTGACAACTCTGGGAGACGGCGACCGGGCGGGACTTGCACTGCTCGGCGCAGGGCCGTGCGTCCCGCAGCTTTAG